Part of the Syntrophorhabdales bacterium genome, CCTCATAGGGAATCGCAAAAAACACCGACGATCACCGACACAATGAATAGCGGAAAAGCCACGTCAATTGGCGGATTGTGAGTAATATCAAGGGCTAGTGGATAACCCTATTTTTGGTATTTTTGGCTTCAAAGAGCAAGTGAGTAAGAACAGGTAAGAAAAGAGACAGGTAAAAGAAGAAGCAGGTTGAGATAAAACTAAAACAAAGGCTAAGGTAAGGACCAGGCAGGGGATCGGATACCCTTGCATTGGTCCTTATTATTTTTCGTCTAGCTGCTCTTTCTGTTACCTCCACCTTCTTTTGTTCTTGCCTGCTCCAATCTGTTCCAGTTGCCCCTCAACTTTTTTAGCGATTCGCCGATCATTTAGATTAGGGAGTGTGTCAGAATGGCCCGATGGAGTAGATGCATTGGCTGAGCAAAAGTCTGCGCGCGATTGGTTTGTCGAAGCCTGTCAGCTCGAGCAGAGCGAGGGCCTGCCCGAACGTGCAATTGAAGCGTATAAGGAGTGTCTCCGGATTGACAGCAACTATGTTGACGCCCTGACCAATCTTGGTTTCATCCACCTCGAAAGGGAAGAGTATGAAGAGGCCTTGAGGTGCTTTGCGCGGGTTGCCGAACTGGAGCCTGGTAACCCGGACGCATTCAACGATCTGGGCTACGTGTATGAGAAAATGGAGAGACTGGGCAGCGCGAGACAGATGTACGAACGCGCCCGGGAGGCCGATCCGAGCGACGCGGAGGCATACATAAACCTTGCACATGTCGCCGACCTGGAAGGCGACTACGAAGGCGCGATGCGGCAATACAAGAAGGCGATCCAGGCAAATCCTGAATCTGTTTCAGCTCACTTCTGCCTTGCTCTTCTCTATGACCGGCATGATATTTTTGATGAGGCGATGGCAGAATATCAGGAGGTTTTGAACTTAGACCCCCGCCATGTAAAGGCGCTCTTCAATCTGGGAAGTCTGCACGCTCAGAACGGACAGTACGACGAAGCCGTTGCCTGCTTCAAGTGGGTACTCAACCTCAACGATACGAACGCTGAAGCATGCAACAACCTGGGATCCGTCTACGAGGGGCTTGGCCGTTACGATGACGCCATTGAAATGTACAAAAAATCGATCATTTGCAAGTCTGTCCAGGAAGAAGCTCACTGCAATCTTGCAAGCCTTGAATATCGTCTTTGCGAAGGGCACTCGGACAAGACAAAGCTGCAGGGCATAATCGACAGGCTGCAGTTTGTCCTGTCGCTGAATCCTAGAAATGCTAACGCCCGTCAGATTTTAGAACGAATAGAAACAACAGCAGAGAGCAGCAGATTTTAATGAACCATCGTGCGGTTTGAGACGGTGCAGGAACCGCGCAGCCGGTAGTAGTGACTAGACGGCGCTTGCGACCTGATCGGCTTCGGCCTGTGCTATTTCCCGTTCAAAAGCGTTCAGGATGAGGCTTCTTATTTCGCTCCAGAGGGCGACGGGATCAACAGCTGTCTCACTCGTCAGCTGGGGATACTTGTCGAGGGTCTGCGCGGCCAGGCTTCCAGCAAGCTTTGCGCGATTCTCCCGGGTTGAGGATGTGGCCATCTTCAGGAGTTGCAGGGGGATGCCCACTTTAATTTTGAATTTTCCAAGCGTAGCCTCCTCGTACAGATCCGTGCGCGCGTCCTCGGAGTCAGGCTTGGATATCTGCTCCCGGAGGGCTCCGGTATCAGGTTCTGCGGCCTGTGGAGGCTCTGCTTCAGCCAGGGGTGCTGTTTCCGCAGGTACTTCCTCAAGTGGCGCATTGCTGGCGACAAATCCTAACCCGACCTCAGAAGGAACATCGGGTGGATTCAGAACTACGCCCTGGGGAATTTCTTCATCTCTACGTTGCTCTTCATCTTGTTTGAAGTCTCCGCTTTCCCGGGTGGCGCTGGGCGACAAGCGCTTACGCGGCTTTCTCTTCTGAAGCGCCGGCCCGGTGAGCTTCTGAAACCGCTCTGCGATTTGTTTTGCCGTGGGTCCATCGATCTGCTCAAATTCGTTAGTCTCTCCAGCCTTCAGGCAGAGTTTGCAGATCTTATTAATAAGGCGGGGAACGCCGTGGTCCGAGTACTCCCACAGCACGTCGATGGCATCATCAGTAAAGATCTTCCTTTCGCAGCCTGCCAACCTGAGGCGGGTTTCAACGTAATCCTTAATCAGTTCTGGGGATTGAATCTTGTCGATCCTGCAGTACGTCCCGATGCGTTGAAAGAGGTTGGCACGCCGGGGATTCTCGAGCCTGCGTGCAAGCTCAATCTGTCCTGCCAATACTATGGTAAAGAGATTTCTATGATCCTCCTGCATATTTGTAAGAAGCCTGAGGCTTTCCAGATTCCCCGGAGGAAGCGCGTTTGCTTCGTCTATGAATAGGAGGACTTTCTTACCCTCGTCAGCTGTCTGAAAGATTATCTTATTGAACATCTCCAGCAGGTCAATACGTTTCTGGATTTCACATGGTTGCCCGGTGAGTTGGCCCACTATCTCTCTCATGAGCTGCACGAACGACATATCCGGATTTGTTATGAAGGCGACCTTATACTTTTCCTGGGAAAGGTTATCGAGGATGAGCCTGAGAGAAAGGGTTTTGCCCAGACCAACATCCCCTACGATGACGGCAATGCATTCATTGCCCTCCTCTATGGCAAAAAGCGTCTCTGCTATGGTGTTCTCGACGGAAGCGTGTGACTCCACGTACATTGAAGGATCTGGAACATTGTCGAACGGCGGTTTTTTCAGGCCCCAGTATTCATAGTACATTGTTTCCCCCTTTCGGCCAAGCTTCCGCACTTTCACTTAGGTGCGCGAGAATATCTTCCAGTGAAAACCTTCTCAGCTTGCCGATCTTGTAGCTCTTCAGCTTGCCCTGTTTGACCATTCTTGTCAGAAAGGCTTTACTTACCTGCAGCATCCCGCATACATCTGGGATGGTGAGCAGCTTCGACAGATAGACCTGCTTGAAATAAAAATTGAACGTGACCTCGCCGTCTTCAGCACGTTGTATGTTGAGACTTGATCCGTCAGCCTCACCGCCCAGGAGAAGCTTGAAATAGGCGTGCGATTTGACGACATCTGCTTGCGTAGGAGTAAGCTCTATGGAGAGCTTCTGGTCATCGGGTGTCGAGATGTCGCCCCGCAAAGGGTAATTCCAATCAAGAGAGATGGTATTCGATGCCTCCAATGGTGTAGTCCTTGATCCGCTTGCCACACGCACCAGGCCTTCGGCCGCACTGAACCTTATCCCGGGCTCAGATTTTCTTCTCCTGACGATGCAAAGCTTTTCCATAATCCTTCTTATCGGCTCAGATGAAACTTTGCTTGAGCCCCAGGATGCCCACATGGTAATTATCGGCATCTTCGTGGAATGTATTAGAGTCGAATTATGAAGCGTGGTAGGAGGAATTCGGGCAAAAATACTGATACGTTACGTGTTGCGTACGTGCTGCAGGCGAGACGCGCGGAGGCCATACGAGCCTCCGCGACAAGATTAATGTAATGCCGCTTTATTTATTTTGTGGATTCTGAAGCGCGGGGGAACGCCAGTGCTTCCACCAGCACGTATGCCGCCTGGAGCGCCTCAGTGGGACACAACGGAAAACACTCCTTGCAGTTCCAGCACTCTTTGGCGGCTATTTCCGGGACGAAGGCGATCTCTTTTCGTATGCCCCGGTCTACAAAGCCGATGGCATTCTTCTTCTTGACCTCGGCACAATAGCGTACGCAGAGACCGCAGTGGATGCAAAAAGAGGGTTCTTTTTCAAAGCGATTCTTATCTGCACCATACTCTTTAGCCAGATCCTCGAATATAAACGCATCGGGAGCATGGGCCATCTGCAGCTCCAGGATCATTTTACGGATTCTGTCGATCTTCTCAGACCTGGTCCTTACGATGATATTTTTCTCCGCCGGATAGACGCAGGAGACCACAAGTCTTGTGGAGCCGCGACTTTCCACTTCGACAATGCAAAGGCGGCAACCGCCGAATGGTTCCAGTTTCTCATGGTAACAAAGAGTAGGGATTGCTATGCCTGCGCTCTTCGCTGCCTCAAGTACGGTCATCCCTTGCTTGGCCTTAACTTCTTTTCCATCGATCTGTAAGAGGATGTCGCTCATTTTTGTTTACTCTCCCTGACTATGGTTCTGGCTTCTTCAGGAACAGGAGGCGGAACCGGTTGTCCCGATATTTTTGTCACGGCGCGGAATTTAGGAGGACATACCTCGAAACACGTCCCGCACTTGGTGCATTTTTCCTGATCGACGATGTGGATCAGATTTTTGCCGCCTTTGATTGCATCGGACGGGCACTTCCTCGCACAGGTGGTACAGGCGTTGCACTTTGCCGGATCAATATAGTAAGCAATCAATTCCTTGCAGGAGAGGGCAGGGCACCGCTTCTCCTTCACATGAGCCTCATACTCATCTCTGAAGTATTTCAGCGTGCTCAGAAATGGGTTGGGAGAACTCTTGCCCAGGGCGCACAGCGCAGCTTCAATGGCTGTCTCCGCGAGTTGCTCCAGAAGCTCGATATCACCCTCTTTGCCCTTCCCTTTTGTAATGTTCGTCAGAAGCTTCAGCATCTGCCGCATGCCTTCACGGCAGGGCACGCATTTGCCGCACGATTCATCGGTGAGAAATTCAAGGAAATACCTGGCGACGTCCACCATGCAGGTGTCTTCGTCCATCACGATCATGCCGCCCGAACCCATCATGGAACCGGCCGCGGTCAACTCATCAAAGCCCACCGGCAAATCCAGTGACTCCTCCGGCAGGCAGCCGCCTGACGGCCCGCCGGTCTGCACTGCTTTAAATTTCTTTCCGCCCGGAATGCCACCGCCTATCTTGTAGATGATGTCGCGCAGCGGTGTGCCCATGGGCACTTCCACCAGGCCGGTGTTGGTTATTTTCCCGACCAGAGAGAAGATCTTGGTACCTTTACTGCTTTCGGTGCCATACTGGGTAAACCAGTCAGCGCCGTTGTTGATGATAAGAGGGACATTGGCCCACGTTTCAACATTGTTCAGCACGCTGGGTCTCCCCCAGAGGCCTACCACGTTAGAACGGATATATTTTGGTCTCGGTTCTCCAGCCCTGCCTTCGAGAGCGGTCATCAATGCGGTTGACTCGCCGCACACAAACGCTCCCGCGCCCCTGTGCACCTTGACCACAAAATCAAAACCTGAACCCAGGATATTTTTCCCCAGAAGGCCGTATTCCGTGGCAATCTTGATAGCCATATTCACGTTCTCCACGGCCAGCGGATATTCCTGGCGCACGTAGATGTAGCCTTCATGCGCCCCCACCGCATACGCGCCGATGGTCAGTCCTTCGAGAACTGCGTGGGGATTGCCCTCCAGTAAGCTTCTGTCCATGTAGGCTCCGGGGTCGCCCTCGTCAGCATTGACGATAACATACTTGATATCGCCGGGAGCATTCCGGGTTCCTTCCCACTTGACGCCTGCCGGAAAACCGCCTCCGCCCCTACCGCGCAGGTTGGCCTTCTTCACTTCCTGCAACACCGCATCGGCGCTCATCGTGGTGAGCGCTTTCGCTAACGCCTTGTACCCGCCGATTGCCAGATAATCCTCGATACTCTTCGGATCGACACTGATGTTGGCGCCGAACACGATTCGTCCCTGGTTCTTGTAGAAGGGGATCTCAGATTCATGAATGATTTTTTCTTTGGCAGCCGGATCGGTGTAAACGAGGCGATCGATGATCTTCTTCTCCTTGATGGTCTGGGAGACGATTTCAGGGACATCCTCCGGTTTGATCTGGAAGTAGCATATTTCTTCCGGACGGATCACGATGATGGGGCCGCGCTCACAAAAACCGTGGCAGCCGGTCTTCCTGATGTCCACCTGTTCTTTGAGGCCTTGTTTCTCGATCTCCTCTTCAAGCTTTGCTGCCACTTCCCTGCTTCCAGAGGCGTGGCAGGCAGACCCGGAACAGAGGGTGATGCAAGGCTTGTTCGGATCCCTCTTGGAGAGGATTTCTTCCCTTAATGCTTCCAATTCAGCGGGCGATTGTATCCGCGACATAACGTATCCTTACTGGTAGTTTTTAAGTACGTCGGCAGTCTGGGCCGGCGTCATTTTTCCGTGCGTTTTCCCGTCGATTTCCATGACAGGACCTAGCGCGCAGCAGCCGAGACAGTTGACAATCTCAAGCGAGAACTTCAGATCCAGGTCTGTCTCGCCCGGTTTGATGCCGGTCAACCCCTCGACAGTATCAAGCACTCGGGATGCACCGCGGACATGGCAGGCGGTACCCATGCAGATATGCACCTGATGCCGTCCCTTCGGAACCAGACTGAAGGCTTTATAGAAGGTGGCAATGTGCTGTATGCGGGTCATGGGAACCTGCAAGCGTTCTGCAACGCGTTCCAGTGCTTCCTTGGGAAGCCAGCTGTTCTCTGCCTGGATGTCAAGCAGTACCTGGATGAGCGAACTGGCTTCGCCATTGTGCTTATCAATGATCTGGTCGACTCTCTCTTTGTTCATAGACTTTCCTCACGCGAGCGCATAGCGTTTCTCGCTTTCATCGTACTTCACCAGTCGTTGCCTGGATGAGCTGTTCAGGTACTTTGATACTTCCGACGGGCTCAAGCCGAGGCTCTTGGCGATTTCTGCCGTCGACAGGGGCCTTTCGCGAAGCAGCGAGATGATCTGTCCTATTGCGAGCTTTTCCACGATGGTCTGATTGAACAATCTATTCAGTTCATCGCTGGAGTAGAACTTGTGATAAGCCTCTTCGCTCATCACGGGTGCCCGCAATCTCTCCCTCTCCACAAGCCTGATGTACGGGATGAGTTCCGTCACCGTTTCAAGCTTGAACTTCAGCTTCTCCTCGTCCAATCCCTCAATTGTGCCGAGGGGTCCCAGCTCTTTTATCTTCTTGACGAAACTATTCACGTTCTCAGCAAAAAGGTTTGCTTCAGCACCCGACATGAAGGCCATCCGCAGCCTCTCAGGGTTGATGCCCACATGCTCCAGTACTTTTCTGAGAAGAAGCACCATGTTGAGTGTGTGGTAATTCCCATGCGTCATGTAGTTGCATTCACTCAGATGGCACGCACCGATAAACACACCATCGGCCCCTTTTGAGAAAGCCCTGAGTATGAATGACGGGTCGACTCTCCCGGAACACATGACGCGGATGAGTCTCATTTCGGTTGTATATTGCAGTCTGGAAACTCCAGCCAGGTCAGCTGCGCCGTACGCTCACCAGTGGCAGACGAAGCCCAGGACCTTTGGCTTAAATTTCTTTGGTACGCTCATTCTTTCTCACCCCCTTCATAGGCTGTACTTATCCTCCGACGGCCTTTTCAACCTCACGCGCGGTCTCTTCATCTACTACCGCCGCATCGATTTCGCTCAGCACCTCGTCATCCGTGTAGTGCTTCAACTGTATGGCGTTGGTTGCACACTTGGTGTTGCAGAGGCCGTCACCTTTGCAGAGCACAGGGTTGACTTTGGCCTTTCTGCCCTGAGGTGTTTCGTAGAACTCGATTGCGCCGTACGTGCAGGCTGTGATGCACGCGCCGCACGAAATGCACTTGTTCTCGTCAACTTCGCACACAGAACCAGAGGCAACGACCGTATCATGAGAGAGAAGCGTCAATATCCGGCCAGCGGCCCCGTAGGACTGATTGATGGTTTCCTGCATGAACTTCGGATAGTGCGCGAGCCCGCACAGATAGACGCCGTCTGTCGCGAACTCGACCGGCCGCAATTTCACGTGGGCTTCTTTGAAGAAGCCATCGGGACTGAGCGTTACCTTAAAGAAGCTGGCTACTTCCTTGGTCGACGCGGAAGGGAGCACCGCGGCAGCGAGGGCAAGGATATCAGCATCCAGTTCCAGCTTCTTCCCCAACACGTAATCTATTGCGGTCACCTTGAGGACAGACCGGCCGTCCTCTGCTTCGCCCGGTTCGACCGTGGGCGGAGCCGTCTGCTCATAGCGGATGAACCGCACGCCTTTGTCTGCCGCTTCCCGGTAAAAGTCTTCTTTGAGGCCATATGTTCTTATATCCCTGAACAGGACGTAAATATCCATGTTCGGGTTCTTCTCTTTGAGCAGGAGGGCGTTCTTTACAGACTCGCTGCAGCACAGTCTGCTGCAGTAGTTTCTCTCTTCGTTCCTGCAGCCCACGCACTGGATCATGACGACGCTCTGGGCACCCGTGACCTTTTCGTCTCCCTGCGCGATCTTTTCTTCGAGTTCGAGGTGCGTGAGGACCCGCTCATCCTGCCCGTACAGATATTCGGTAGGTGTGTACACGTCGGCGCCTATGGCGATCACTGCTGCGCCATGCTTTATCTCGGTCATTCCCCTGTCAGACTTTACCTTTGTCACGAAATTGCCGACGTAGCCGCTCGCATCCGTGATGGTCGCATCCGTATAGACATGGATTTGCGGGTGTTTGTAGACTTTTTTGGTGAGATCCCGTAGATAGGCCTGTACATCGAGACCGTCGAGAGTAGTGTGGATCTTCCGGGCGATGCCGCCGAGGTCTTTCTCTTTTTCCACGATATAGACCTGGTGGCCCTGGTTGGCAATCGAGAGCGCAGCGGTCATGCCGGCTACGCCGCCTCCTACCACCAGTGCCCGTTTGTCAACGGGAAGGTCAAATTCCTGCAGAGGCTCAAGATTGCAGGCCCGTGCAACCGACATGCGGATAATGTCCTTTGCTTTCTCTGTCGCTTCTTCCTTCTCTTTGGAGTGCACCCAGGAGCAATGCTCTCTGATGTTGGCCATTTCATAGTAGTACTGATTAATCCCTGCTTCCCTCAGGGTGTCTCGGAACAGAGGTTCGAGGGTCCTCGGGGAACAGGCAGCGACGACCACGCGATTGAGCCCCTTTTCCTTTGTGACGTCAGTGATCTCTTTGGCGGAGTTGGTAGCGCAAGAGAATACCTGGTTCTGGGCATGGACCACGTAGGGTAGGGTCTTGCAATATTCCACCGTGTCAGCAATGCCCACGACACTTGAGATATTCGCGCCGCAATGGCACACGAAGACACCGATCCGCGGCTCCTCCTGCGAGACATCCCGTTCCTCGGGATAGATCCGTTCCTTGGTCAGATTTCCCCGCCTGTAATCAAGGAGTTCACCGATCTGAGCGCCGGCACCGCTTGCGCTGAAGACCGACTCGGGGATATCTACAGGGCCCTGGAAACCGCCGGTCACGTAAATGCCCGGCCTGTTGGTTACCATGGGGTTGGCCTCGTTGACTTTGCAGAATCCATGATCGCTCAGTTCAATGCCATATTGCTTTGCAAGTTCCGCAGCGCCCTTAGGAGGATTGAGTCCGACCGAGAGCACTACCATGTCGAATTCTTCTTCCTTCACTCCCTCGTCGGTCGTGGAATACCGTACGAAGACATTCTTGGTGACCGGGTCTTCTCTTACTATCGACGTGTAGCTTCTGAAGAAGCGCACGCCAGGGAGGTTTTCCGTTCTCTGGTAGTACCGTTCAAAGTCTTTGCCGTAGGAGCGCACGTCGTTGTGGAAAATCGTGCACTCTGACTCCGGGTGATGATCCTTTGTCAGAATAACCTGTTTCTGGGTATAGGTGCAGCACACTGCCGAACAGTAGCTGTTGCCGCCTTCCAGAACCTGCCTCGACCCTACGCATTGAATCCAGGCGAGTTTTTTCGGATGTTTCAAATCGGAGGCGCGCAGTATCTCGCCGCCGTACGCGCCGGTGGAAGAGAGCAGCCGTTCAAAATCCATGCTGGTTACGACGTTCTGGTACTCGCCGTAGTGGTATTCCTCTCTCACTCTTGGGTCAAAAGGCTCGAGGCCGGCAGAGAGTATAATGGCGCCTACTTTTAACTCTTTCTTCTCCGGTTCCTGCTTCAGATCTATGGCGTTGTTCTTACAGACTGCCTCGCAGATACGGCATTTCTTTTCTTTCAGGTAGAGGCAGCTCTCATCGATATATGCCACGAGGGGTATCGCCTGTGGGAAGTAGATGTGAACGGCTTTATTCTTCGATATATCCTGGTTGAAC contains:
- a CDS encoding tetratricopeptide repeat protein, producing MAEQKSARDWFVEACQLEQSEGLPERAIEAYKECLRIDSNYVDALTNLGFIHLEREEYEEALRCFARVAELEPGNPDAFNDLGYVYEKMERLGSARQMYERAREADPSDAEAYINLAHVADLEGDYEGAMRQYKKAIQANPESVSAHFCLALLYDRHDIFDEAMAEYQEVLNLDPRHVKALFNLGSLHAQNGQYDEAVACFKWVLNLNDTNAEACNNLGSVYEGLGRYDDAIEMYKKSIICKSVQEEAHCNLASLEYRLCEGHSDKTKLQGIIDRLQFVLSLNPRNANARQILERIETTAESSRF
- a CDS encoding AAA family ATPase — translated: MYYEYWGLKKPPFDNVPDPSMYVESHASVENTIAETLFAIEEGNECIAVIVGDVGLGKTLSLRLILDNLSQEKYKVAFITNPDMSFVQLMREIVGQLTGQPCEIQKRIDLLEMFNKIIFQTADEGKKVLLFIDEANALPPGNLESLRLLTNMQEDHRNLFTIVLAGQIELARRLENPRRANLFQRIGTYCRIDKIQSPELIKDYVETRLRLAGCERKIFTDDAIDVLWEYSDHGVPRLINKICKLCLKAGETNEFEQIDGPTAKQIAERFQKLTGPALQKRKPRKRLSPSATRESGDFKQDEEQRRDEEIPQGVVLNPPDVPSEVGLGFVASNAPLEEVPAETAPLAEAEPPQAAEPDTGALREQISKPDSEDARTDLYEEATLGKFKIKVGIPLQLLKMATSSTRENRAKLAGSLAAQTLDKYPQLTSETAVDPVALWSEIRSLILNAFEREIAQAEADQVASAV
- a CDS encoding helix-turn-helix domain-containing protein encodes the protein MEKLCIVRRRKSEPGIRFSAAEGLVRVASGSRTTPLEASNTISLDWNYPLRGDISTPDDQKLSIELTPTQADVVKSHAYFKLLLGGEADGSSLNIQRAEDGEVTFNFYFKQVYLSKLLTIPDVCGMLQVSKAFLTRMVKQGKLKSYKIGKLRRFSLEDILAHLSESAEAWPKGGNNVL
- a CDS encoding 2Fe-2S iron-sulfur cluster-binding protein, with amino-acid sequence MSDILLQIDGKEVKAKQGMTVLEAAKSAGIAIPTLCYHEKLEPFGGCRLCIVEVESRGSTRLVVSCVYPAEKNIIVRTRSEKIDRIRKMILELQMAHAPDAFIFEDLAKEYGADKNRFEKEPSFCIHCGLCVRYCAEVKKKNAIGFVDRGIRKEIAFVPEIAAKECWNCKECFPLCPTEALQAAYVLVEALAFPRASESTK
- a CDS encoding NADH-ubiquinone oxidoreductase-F iron-sulfur binding region domain-containing protein, which codes for MSRIQSPAELEALREEILSKRDPNKPCITLCSGSACHASGSREVAAKLEEEIEKQGLKEQVDIRKTGCHGFCERGPIIVIRPEEICYFQIKPEDVPEIVSQTIKEKKIIDRLVYTDPAAKEKIIHESEIPFYKNQGRIVFGANISVDPKSIEDYLAIGGYKALAKALTTMSADAVLQEVKKANLRGRGGGGFPAGVKWEGTRNAPGDIKYVIVNADEGDPGAYMDRSLLEGNPHAVLEGLTIGAYAVGAHEGYIYVRQEYPLAVENVNMAIKIATEYGLLGKNILGSGFDFVVKVHRGAGAFVCGESTALMTALEGRAGEPRPKYIRSNVVGLWGRPSVLNNVETWANVPLIINNGADWFTQYGTESSKGTKIFSLVGKITNTGLVEVPMGTPLRDIIYKIGGGIPGGKKFKAVQTGGPSGGCLPEESLDLPVGFDELTAAGSMMGSGGMIVMDEDTCMVDVARYFLEFLTDESCGKCVPCREGMRQMLKLLTNITKGKGKEGDIELLEQLAETAIEAALCALGKSSPNPFLSTLKYFRDEYEAHVKEKRCPALSCKELIAYYIDPAKCNACTTCARKCPSDAIKGGKNLIHIVDQEKCTKCGTCFEVCPPKFRAVTKISGQPVPPPVPEEARTIVRESKQK
- a CDS encoding NAD(P)H-dependent oxidoreductase subunit E, which translates into the protein MNKERVDQIIDKHNGEASSLIQVLLDIQAENSWLPKEALERVAERLQVPMTRIQHIATFYKAFSLVPKGRHQVHICMGTACHVRGASRVLDTVEGLTGIKPGETDLDLKFSLEIVNCLGCCALGPVMEIDGKTHGKMTPAQTADVLKNYQ
- a CDS encoding hydrogenase iron-sulfur subunit, which produces MSVPKKFKPKVLGFVCHWUAYGAADLAGVSRLQYTTEMRLIRVMCSGRVDPSFILRAFSKGADGVFIGACHLSECNYMTHGNYHTLNMVLLLRKVLEHVGINPERLRMAFMSGAEANLFAENVNSFVKKIKELGPLGTIEGLDEEKLKFKLETVTELIPYIRLVERERLRAPVMSEEAYHKFYSSDELNRLFNQTIVEKLAIGQIISLLRERPLSTAEIAKSLGLSPSEVSKYLNSSSRQRLVKYDESEKRYALA
- a CDS encoding FAD-dependent oxidoreductase, whose product is MENVITLKENMQQLCKNLGDNNVGDVMVLGGGISGIQASLDLASAGFKVYLVERAPSIGGHMAQLDKTFPTNDCSMUILAPKLVEVGRHPNVEVLTYTDVNSVEGTVGNFTVTVTKKARYILEDKCTGCTTCVEYCPVKYPDEFNQDISKNKAVHIYFPQAIPLVAYIDESCLYLKEKKCRICEAVCKNNAIDLKQEPEKKELKVGAIILSAGLEPFDPRVREEYHYGEYQNVVTSMDFERLLSSTGAYGGEILRASDLKHPKKLAWIQCVGSRQVLEGGNSYCSAVCCTYTQKQVILTKDHHPESECTIFHNDVRSYGKDFERYYQRTENLPGVRFFRSYTSIVREDPVTKNVFVRYSTTDEGVKEEEFDMVVLSVGLNPPKGAAELAKQYGIELSDHGFCKVNEANPMVTNRPGIYVTGGFQGPVDIPESVFSASGAGAQIGELLDYRRGNLTKERIYPEERDVSQEEPRIGVFVCHCGANISSVVGIADTVEYCKTLPYVVHAQNQVFSCATNSAKEITDVTKEKGLNRVVVAACSPRTLEPLFRDTLREAGINQYYYEMANIREHCSWVHSKEKEEATEKAKDIIRMSVARACNLEPLQEFDLPVDKRALVVGGGVAGMTAALSIANQGHQVYIVEKEKDLGGIARKIHTTLDGLDVQAYLRDLTKKVYKHPQIHVYTDATITDASGYVGNFVTKVKSDRGMTEIKHGAAVIAIGADVYTPTEYLYGQDERVLTHLELEEKIAQGDEKVTGAQSVVMIQCVGCRNEERNYCSRLCCSESVKNALLLKEKNPNMDIYVLFRDIRTYGLKEDFYREAADKGVRFIRYEQTAPPTVEPGEAEDGRSVLKVTAIDYVLGKKLELDADILALAAAVLPSASTKEVASFFKVTLSPDGFFKEAHVKLRPVEFATDGVYLCGLAHYPKFMQETINQSYGAAGRILTLLSHDTVVASGSVCEVDENKCISCGACITACTYGAIEFYETPQGRKAKVNPVLCKGDGLCNTKCATNAIQLKHYTDDEVLSEIDAAVVDEETAREVEKAVGG